A genomic region of Bombus terrestris chromosome 12, iyBomTerr1.2, whole genome shotgun sequence contains the following coding sequences:
- the LOC100645888 gene encoding NADH-ubiquinone oxidoreductase 49 kDa subunit, whose protein sequence is MAVRAFGSLLRFNRLSTGIWDEKGNILAKRMEALVNVESQRRGAHQWFPNKEDYEYFLKEENSKILVPEDKLPEMRLRWNEMPRSSADSLSTDYRNVVINFGPQHPAAHGVLRLILELDSEYVIRADPHIGLLHRGTEKLIEYKTYMQALPYFDRLDYVSMMCNEQCFSMAIEKLLNIEVPLRAKYIRTLFAEITRILNHIMNIGTHALDIGAMTPFFWLFEEREKLMEFYERVSGARMHAAYIRPGGVALDMPLGLMDDIYEWASKFGERLDEVEDMLSENRIWVGRTKDIGTVTMQQALDWGFSGVMLRGSGIKWDIRKKAPYDAYDLVEFDVPIGVNGDCLDRYLCRMEEMRQSLRIIYQCLNQMPEGEVKVDDAKIVPPRREEMKTSMEALIHHFKLFTQGFQVPPGATYTAIEAPKGEFGVYLVSDGSSKPYRCKIKAPGFAHLAAMRHMAPGCFLADIVAIIGTLDVVFGEIDR, encoded by the exons ATGGCTGTCAGGGCGTTTGGATCTCTTCTACGCTTTAATAGGTTATCGACTGGAATATGGGACGAGAAAGGAAATATTCTTGCCAAGAGGATGGAAGCGTTGGTTAACGTTGAAAG CCAACGACGAGGCGCGCATCAGTGGTTTCCAAACAAAGAGGACTACGAATATttcttaaaagaagaaaatagcaAAATACTTGTACCCGAAGACAAATTGCCTGAAATGAGATTACGTTGGAATGAGATGCCACGCAGCTCAGCGGACTCGTTATCAACGGACTATCGAAACGTTGTAATCAATTTTGGTCCTCAGCATCCAGCAGCACACGGAGTATTACGGTTAATCCTTGAATTGGATTCTGAATATGTAATACGCGCAGATCCTCATATAGGTCTTTTACACCGGGGTACagagaaattgatcgaataTAAAACATACATGCAAGCTTTACCTTATTTCGATCGTTTAGACTATGTTTCCATGATGTGCAACGAACAGTGTTTCTCCATGGCTATCGAGAAATTATTGAATATCGAGGTGCCCTTACGAGCAAAATATATCAGAA CTCTATTCGCAGAGATCACAAGAATCCTGAACCACATTATGAATATTGGAACACACGCTCTTGATATAGGAGCTATGACACCGTTTTTCTGGCTGTTCGAAGAACGAGAAAAACTGATGGAATTTTACGAACGCGTGAGTGGCGCTCGTATGCACGCGGCTTACATTCGTCCTGGTGGTGTTGCTTTGGATATGCCGTTGGGTTTAATGGATGACATATACGAATGGGCGTCCAAGTTCGGGGAACGATTAGACGAAGTGGAGGATATGTTGTCCGAAAATAGAATATGGGTCGGACGTACAAAGGACATTGGAACGGTAACGATGCAGCAGGCGTTGGATTGGGGCTTCAGCGGTGTGATGCTAAGGGGTTCCGGAATAAAGTGGGATATAAGGAAAAAAGCACCATACGATGCGTACGATTTAGTCGAATTTGACGTTCCAATTGGTGTAAATGGAGATTGTCTCGATCG ATATCTGTGCCGCATGGAGGAGATGCGTCAATCATTACGAATCATTTATCAGTGCTTGAATCAAATGCCGGAAGGTGAAGTGAAAGTCGACGATGCAAAGATCGTACCTCCTAGAAGGGAAGAAATGAAAACTAGCATGGAAGCGTTGATACATCATTTCAAGTTGTTCACTCAAGGATTCCAAGTGCCTCCTGGAGCTACGTATACTGCGATCGAAGCGCCAAAGGGAGAATTTGGCGTTTATCTTGTCAGCGATGGTAGTAGCAAACCTTACAGATGCAAAATCAAAGCACCGGGATTTGCCCATTTGGCAGCCATGCGTCACATGGCTCCTGGTTGCTTCCTCGCCGATATTGTGGCAATTATCGGTACCTTGGATGTAGTATTCGGTGAAATCGATAGATAA